From Erigeron canadensis isolate Cc75 chromosome 8, C_canadensis_v1, whole genome shotgun sequence, one genomic window encodes:
- the LOC122609826 gene encoding probable carboxylesterase 18: MAKTTKLKTPKLKDAKLDLPCKTRISLGVIGIYIDLCMKKDGTVWRWLANIFPPKNPPTRKPMDGIDTYDIVVDPTTNVWFRVYVPTTELKIEDLPLFIYYHGGGYSLLNTDTKMYDDLCRQICTKLPCIVISPEYGLAPEYKYPSQFDDGVSVLTFLDDPENLKKILLPNLNVSRCFIAGDSAGGNLAHFVTLRATQMQTKFKQLKVIGLLAIQPFFGGEERTNSESELSGKVPFLNLKRTDWFWKAFLPEGEGYDRDHPSVNVSGPRAIDISKVDFPKTMVVVGGFDILKDRQLSYAQYLKNAGTEVEIEEYPNMFHDFITFPELPEADQFISQAKEFVYGLFNKGIKK, encoded by the exons ATGGCCAAAACTACTAAACTCAAAACTCCCAAACTCAAGGATGCCAAACTCGATTTACCTTGTAAAACAAGGATTTCCCTTGGTGTTATTGGCATATATATTGACTTATGTATGAAAAAAGACGGAACAGTGTGGCGCTGGCTCGCTAACATATTTCCACCTAAGAACCCCCCAACGAGGAAACCCATGGATGGTATCGACACATATGATATTGTTGTGGATCCAACTACCAACGTGTGGTTCCGTGTATATGTCCCGACAACAGAACTCAAAATTGAAGATCTCCCACTGTTTATATACTATCATGGTGGCGGATATTCCCTCCTTAACACCGACACGAAGATGTATGATGATTTATGCCGCCAGATTTGTACTAAACTGCCATGCATTGTTATCTCTCCCGAATATGGTCTTGCCCCAGAGTACAAATATCCTAGTCAATTTGATGATGGAGTTAGTGTGCTGACCTTTCTGGATGATCCAGAGAACCTGAAAAAAATTCTTCTGCCAAATTTGAATGTTTCTCGCTGCTTTATTGCTGGAGATAGTGCTGGCGGAAACCTAGCTCATTTTGTTACTCTAAGAGCCACCCAGATGCAGACCAAGTTTAAACAActcaag GTAATTGGCTTGTTGGCGATTCAACCATTTTTTGGAGGAGAGGAGCGAACAAATTCTGAATCGGAACTTAGTGGAAAAGTACCTTTCTTGAACTTGAAAAGGACAGACTGGTTTTGGAAAGCCTTCTTGCCAGAAGGTGAAGGCTATGATCGCGATCATCCAAGCGTCAACGTAAGTGGCCCGAGGGCCATTGACATATCCAAAGTGGACTTCCCAAAAACCATGGTGGTTGTGGGTGGGTTTGATATTCTCAAAGATAGGCAGTTGAGTTATGCCCAGTATCTGAAAAACGCTGGAACGGAAGTAGAAATTGAAGAGTACCCAAACATGTTTCATGACTTTATTACTTTTCCAGAGTTACCCGAAGCAGACCAGTTTATTTCTCAAGCAAAGGAATTTGTTTACGGGCTCTTTAATAAG GGTATTAAGAAATGA